From a region of the Georgenia yuyongxinii genome:
- a CDS encoding type II toxin-antitoxin system PemK/MazF family toxin — protein sequence MHEICLMHLDKARPAVVLTREAARSAMTKVTVAPVTSTIKGLTSEVRLGPHNGLDHECVASLDNVVTVPSQLVGRTIGFLTADQEKQLARAVVLAYDLDLPLLRADRA from the coding sequence GTGCATGAGATCTGCCTGATGCACCTCGACAAGGCCCGACCAGCCGTCGTGCTCACTCGTGAAGCAGCCCGCTCGGCAATGACCAAGGTCACTGTCGCACCCGTCACCTCCACCATCAAGGGCCTGACTAGCGAGGTCCGGCTGGGCCCGCACAACGGACTCGACCACGAGTGCGTGGCCTCGCTCGACAACGTCGTCACCGTCCCCTCGCAACTGGTCGGACGCACGATCGGCTTCTTGACCGCAGACCAGGAGAAGCAGCTCGCCCGGGCCGTCGTGCTGGCATATGACCTCGACTTGCCACTGCTTCGCGCGGACCGCGCCTGA
- a CDS encoding ribbon-helix-helix domain-containing protein, with protein sequence MSTQIAVRLPDEMVAFLDRAVASGKATSRASLVASALEREMRLLLAEQDAASLREKGPADDLDPLVNWTVGRVDLEE encoded by the coding sequence GTGAGCACCCAGATCGCCGTCCGGCTCCCCGACGAGATGGTCGCCTTCCTCGACCGAGCCGTGGCCTCCGGCAAGGCCACGAGTCGTGCCAGCCTGGTTGCCAGCGCCCTGGAGCGCGAGATGCGGCTGCTCCTCGCAGAGCAGGACGCTGCCAGTCTTCGAGAGAAGGGACCGGCGGACGACCTCGATCCACTCGTGAACTGGACCGTAGGCCGGGTCGACCTCGAGGAGTGA
- a CDS encoding GyrI-like domain-containing protein, with protein sequence MKADLKKEIATYTAPHGRFAIVTVPALQFLMIDGHGDPNTSQVYEDAVTTIFPVAYKLKFLSKGDLGRDYSVMPLEALWWSDDMASFTSARDKSRWDWTLMNLVPAWITPAHLATACGTVARKGGALLLEDVRLERLDEGLSVQTLHVGPYDDEAPVLDAMHNEFIPAHSLRMTGKHHEIYLSDFRRTPASKLKTILRQPVGGAGA encoded by the coding sequence GTGAAGGCCGACCTCAAGAAAGAGATCGCCACCTACACCGCTCCGCACGGACGGTTCGCGATCGTGACCGTGCCCGCGTTGCAGTTCCTCATGATCGATGGGCACGGCGACCCCAACACGTCCCAGGTGTACGAGGACGCCGTGACGACGATCTTTCCGGTCGCCTACAAGCTGAAGTTCCTCAGCAAGGGCGACCTGGGTCGTGACTATTCGGTGATGCCGCTCGAAGCCCTCTGGTGGTCCGACGACATGGCATCCTTCACCAGCGCCCGGGACAAGTCGCGCTGGGACTGGACGCTGATGAACCTGGTCCCCGCCTGGATCACGCCAGCACACCTCGCCACCGCATGCGGGACGGTCGCTCGCAAGGGCGGCGCGCTGCTGCTCGAGGACGTCCGCCTCGAACGCCTCGACGAGGGCCTGAGCGTGCAAACCCTCCACGTGGGTCCGTACGACGACGAAGCGCCGGTCCTCGACGCGATGCACAACGAGTTCATACCCGCCCATTCCCTGCGCATGACCGGGAAGCATCACGAGATCTACCTCAGCGACTTCCGCCGCACGCCGGCGAGCAAGCTCAAGACGATCCTGCGTCAGCCCGTCGGGGGTGCCGGCGCGTAG
- the arr gene encoding NAD(+)--rifampin ADP-ribosyltransferase → MDRADAPREQDPGPYYHGTRADLMVGDLLEPGYSSNYGERKKANFIYLTATLEAATWGAELATGEGRGRIYRVEPTGPIEDDPNLTDKKFPGNPTRSYRTRQPLRVVGEVQNWTGHPPRIVKAMLDHLEELKRLGIEAINE, encoded by the coding sequence ATGGACCGTGCCGACGCCCCGCGAGAGCAGGACCCCGGGCCCTACTACCACGGCACCAGAGCTGACCTGATGGTCGGAGACCTCCTGGAACCTGGCTACAGCTCCAATTACGGCGAGCGGAAGAAGGCGAACTTCATCTACCTGACCGCAACCCTTGAGGCGGCGACCTGGGGAGCGGAGCTGGCCACAGGCGAAGGGCGCGGGCGGATCTACCGCGTGGAACCCACCGGCCCCATCGAAGACGACCCGAACCTCACCGACAAGAAGTTCCCGGGCAACCCGACCAGGTCATATCGCACTCGGCAGCCGCTGCGGGTGGTCGGTGAGGTGCAGAACTGGACGGGGCACCCCCCGCGGATCGTCAAGGCCATGCTGGACCATCTCGAGGAACTCAAGCGGCTGGGTATCGAGGCGATCAACGAATAG
- a CDS encoding cryptochrome/photolyase family protein — translation MTALLWLRRDLRLHDLPALLAAHESDGDVLPAFVADPTLLASAGPVRRAHLAAALGALDASYDGALVVRVGRPETEVPALVREIGAASVHVSRESTPYGRRRDRRVERALGDVPLVATGTPYAVGPGLVRKADGAPFQVFTPFSRVWREHGWPSPAPVPARLAWHRTVESAPLPWDEDPATAVVPTGEAAARARWEEFLEDDLADYDRNRDRPDLDATSQMSVHLKNGTIHPRTMLADIAAHPAGRSEGARRFVAELCWREFYADVLWHRPDSAWDDLRDDLRGMAYEDPAGAAAAPVRAWQEGRTGYPFVDAGMRQLLTEGWMHNRVRMVVASFLVKDLHVWWPHGARYFLEHLRDGDIASNNHGWQWVAGTGTDAAPYFRVFNPVTQGERYDPEGVYVRRYVPELAHIPGVAVHQPWRVPDGLDHGYPERIVDHASERAEALGRYEAARATRPAGVRRSASTS, via the coding sequence ATGACCGCGTTGCTCTGGCTCCGTCGGGACCTTCGGCTGCACGACCTCCCGGCGCTGCTCGCGGCGCACGAGTCGGACGGCGACGTCCTGCCGGCGTTCGTCGCGGACCCGACATTGCTGGCCTCGGCGGGGCCGGTGCGCCGGGCCCACCTTGCCGCGGCGCTGGGCGCCCTCGACGCGTCGTACGACGGCGCGCTGGTGGTCCGCGTGGGTCGCCCCGAGACCGAGGTCCCGGCCCTCGTCCGAGAGATCGGCGCCGCGAGCGTCCATGTCAGCCGGGAGAGCACGCCGTACGGGCGGCGCCGCGACCGCCGGGTCGAGCGCGCCTTGGGGGATGTCCCGCTCGTGGCCACCGGCACGCCCTACGCCGTCGGCCCGGGGTTGGTGCGCAAGGCGGACGGCGCGCCGTTCCAGGTGTTCACCCCGTTCTCCCGCGTGTGGCGGGAGCACGGCTGGCCCTCGCCCGCACCGGTCCCCGCCCGCCTGGCGTGGCACCGGACGGTCGAGTCGGCACCGCTGCCCTGGGACGAGGACCCGGCCACCGCCGTCGTGCCCACCGGTGAGGCCGCAGCCCGAGCTCGGTGGGAAGAGTTCCTCGAGGACGACCTCGCGGACTACGACCGCAACCGTGACCGCCCGGACCTGGATGCCACGTCGCAGATGTCGGTGCACCTCAAGAACGGCACGATCCACCCGCGCACGATGCTCGCAGACATCGCTGCCCACCCGGCAGGAAGGTCGGAGGGCGCCCGGCGGTTCGTCGCCGAGCTGTGCTGGAGGGAGTTCTACGCCGACGTGCTCTGGCATCGCCCGGACTCCGCCTGGGACGACCTGCGTGATGACCTGCGCGGCATGGCGTACGAGGACCCGGCAGGTGCCGCGGCGGCCCCCGTCCGCGCATGGCAGGAGGGCCGGACGGGGTATCCGTTCGTCGACGCCGGCATGCGCCAGCTCCTCACCGAAGGGTGGATGCACAACCGGGTACGGATGGTCGTGGCGAGCTTCCTCGTCAAGGACCTGCACGTGTGGTGGCCGCACGGCGCGCGGTACTTCCTCGAGCACCTCCGCGATGGCGACATCGCCTCGAACAACCACGGCTGGCAGTGGGTGGCGGGTACCGGCACGGACGCCGCGCCCTACTTCCGCGTGTTCAACCCGGTCACCCAGGGCGAGCGGTACGACCCCGAGGGAGTGTACGTGCGCCGGTACGTGCCCGAGCTGGCCCACATCCCGGGCGTCGCGGTGCACCAGCCGTGGCGCGTGCCGGATGGTCTGGACCACGGGTATCCCGAGCGGATCGTCGATCATGCCTCGGAGCGGGCGGAGGCGCTGGGGCGCTACGAGGCTGCGCGTGCGACCAGACCCGCAGGTGTACGCAGGAGCGCCAGCACTTCCTAG
- a CDS encoding DUF1349 domain-containing protein — MPFPLTPSDVDVWRHDDQSGRVIVEAPPRTDLYVNPGGQGSADAESMLNAATLVGTPPGGDFQFSARVSPDFRAQFDAGVLLLWIDEPHWAKFCFEFSPASDPIVVSVVTRVVSDDANAFVVQDRSVWLRICRVDHVYAFHASSDGTRWQLIRVFGMGDAVSEHRKGFEAQSPNGDGCTVTFNEIRFSRQSLADLRDGS; from the coding sequence TTGCCGTTCCCGCTCACCCCGTCGGACGTCGATGTCTGGCGGCACGACGATCAGAGCGGCCGAGTGATAGTCGAAGCACCTCCACGCACCGACCTCTACGTCAATCCGGGCGGCCAGGGCTCTGCAGATGCGGAGTCGATGCTCAACGCAGCGACCCTTGTCGGGACGCCCCCCGGCGGCGATTTTCAGTTCAGCGCGCGGGTGAGTCCGGACTTCCGAGCGCAGTTCGACGCCGGGGTGCTGCTGCTGTGGATCGACGAGCCGCACTGGGCCAAGTTCTGTTTCGAGTTCTCTCCCGCGTCAGATCCCATCGTGGTCTCGGTCGTCACTCGAGTTGTCTCCGATGATGCCAATGCCTTTGTCGTTCAGGACCGGTCGGTGTGGTTGCGCATCTGCCGCGTTGATCACGTCTATGCGTTCCACGCATCGAGCGACGGCACCCGGTGGCAGCTGATCCGCGTCTTCGGAATGGGAGACGCGGTGTCCGAGCACCGCAAGGGTTTCGAGGCCCAGTCACCTAACGGGGACGGCTGCACCGTGACCTTCAACGAGATTCGATTCTCCCGCCAGAGTCTCGCGGATCTTCGCGACGGTTCCTGA
- a CDS encoding L-ribulose-5-phosphate 4-epimerase, producing the protein MTTVLIELSSEIQKAIAATRERVAALHAELPRYELVVWTAGNVSERVPGTDLFVIKPSGVSYDDLAPEVMVVCDLDGAKIDDGTAASLQPSSDTAAHAYVYRHMPEVGGVVHTHSTYAAAWAARGEAIPCVLTMMADEFGGDIPVGPFALIGDDSIGRGIVETLRGSRSKAVLMRNHGPFTVGKDARAAVKAAVMCEEVARTVHISRQLGEPIPIPDAQVASLFERYQNVYGQH; encoded by the coding sequence ATGACTACGGTGCTGATTGAACTCTCCTCCGAGATCCAGAAGGCCATCGCGGCGACCCGCGAGAGGGTGGCCGCCTTGCATGCGGAGCTGCCCCGCTACGAGCTGGTGGTGTGGACGGCCGGCAACGTGTCCGAACGGGTGCCGGGCACCGACTTGTTCGTCATCAAGCCGTCTGGGGTCTCCTACGACGACCTCGCACCGGAGGTCATGGTGGTATGTGACCTGGACGGCGCCAAGATCGACGATGGCACGGCGGCGTCGCTGCAGCCGTCCTCCGACACCGCCGCGCACGCCTACGTCTACCGGCACATGCCCGAGGTGGGCGGGGTGGTGCACACTCACTCCACCTACGCCGCCGCGTGGGCCGCGCGCGGTGAGGCGATCCCGTGCGTGCTGACGATGATGGCGGACGAGTTCGGCGGGGACATCCCGGTCGGCCCGTTCGCGCTGATCGGGGACGACTCCATCGGCCGCGGCATCGTCGAGACGCTGCGGGGCTCCCGGTCGAAGGCCGTGCTCATGCGCAACCACGGCCCCTTCACCGTTGGCAAGGATGCCCGCGCCGCGGTCAAGGCCGCGGTGATGTGCGAGGAGGTCGCTCGCACCGTGCACATCTCCCGCCAGCTCGGCGAGCCAATTCCTATCCCCGACGCGCAGGTGGCGAGTCTCTTCGAGCGCTACCAGAACGTCTACGGCCAGCACTGA
- the araB gene encoding ribulokinase, with the protein MINESTALVVGIDYGTLSGRAVVVRVSDGVELGSAVHEYPHAVMDRVLSAHEDEELPPEWALQNPADYVEVLKVAVPAAIEAAGVDPADVVGIGTDFTACTMVPTTQDGTPLCELEQFAGRPHAYVKLWKHHAAQGQADRINELAHARGEEWIKRYGGFISSEWEFAKGLQLLEEDREVYDAMARWVEAADWIVWQLTGEYVRNACTAGYKGIYQDGQYPSREFLGQLNPDFTDFVAEKVEHTIGQLGHTAGRLSAQAADWTGLPEGIAVAVGNVDAHVTAPAANAVEPGQMVAIMGTSTCHVMNGERLAEVPGMCGVVKGGIIEDVWGYEAGQSGVGDIFAWFVNNAVPSEYTAEAQRRGLSVHELLTEKAAALPVGGHGLVALDWHSGNRSVLVDHELSGLVLGLTLATRPEEVYRALLEATAFGTRTIVEAFDGAGVPVRELVVAGGLLKNRFLMQMYSDITRLPLSTIMSEQGPALGSAIHAAVAAGAYPDVRTAARAMGRRTVAAYTPDEDAALAYDDLYAEYTALHDHFGRGGNDVMRRLKRLRRKALARNVTVQDVDADVAELLGGAR; encoded by the coding sequence ATGATCAACGAGAGCACCGCGCTGGTCGTCGGGATCGACTACGGGACGTTGTCCGGCCGTGCGGTGGTCGTGCGGGTGTCGGACGGTGTGGAGCTGGGCAGCGCGGTGCACGAGTACCCGCACGCGGTGATGGACCGGGTGCTGTCGGCGCACGAGGACGAGGAGCTCCCGCCGGAGTGGGCGCTGCAGAACCCGGCGGACTACGTCGAGGTGCTCAAGGTCGCGGTGCCGGCGGCGATCGAGGCGGCCGGGGTGGACCCCGCAGACGTGGTCGGGATCGGGACGGACTTCACTGCGTGCACCATGGTGCCGACGACGCAGGACGGGACGCCGCTGTGTGAGCTTGAGCAGTTCGCCGGGCGCCCGCACGCATACGTCAAGCTCTGGAAGCACCACGCCGCGCAGGGGCAGGCGGACCGCATCAACGAGCTGGCCCATGCCCGCGGCGAGGAGTGGATCAAGCGCTACGGCGGGTTCATCTCCTCGGAGTGGGAGTTCGCCAAGGGCCTGCAGCTGCTAGAGGAGGACCGCGAGGTCTACGACGCGATGGCCCGCTGGGTCGAGGCGGCGGACTGGATCGTCTGGCAGCTGACCGGGGAGTACGTTCGCAACGCGTGCACGGCCGGGTACAAGGGCATCTACCAGGACGGGCAATACCCGTCGCGGGAGTTCCTCGGCCAGCTCAACCCCGACTTCACCGACTTCGTCGCCGAGAAGGTCGAGCACACCATCGGCCAGCTCGGCCACACCGCCGGGCGGCTCTCAGCGCAGGCGGCCGACTGGACCGGGCTGCCCGAAGGCATCGCCGTCGCCGTCGGCAACGTCGACGCGCACGTGACCGCGCCGGCCGCGAACGCCGTGGAACCGGGCCAGATGGTCGCGATCATGGGCACCTCGACGTGCCACGTGATGAACGGTGAGCGCCTGGCCGAGGTGCCGGGCATGTGCGGCGTCGTCAAGGGCGGCATCATCGAGGACGTCTGGGGCTACGAAGCCGGCCAGTCCGGAGTCGGGGACATATTCGCCTGGTTTGTCAACAACGCCGTCCCGTCCGAGTACACCGCCGAGGCACAGCGGCGCGGCCTGTCCGTGCACGAGCTGCTGACCGAGAAGGCCGCCGCCCTGCCGGTCGGCGGGCACGGCCTGGTCGCGCTGGACTGGCACTCGGGCAACCGGTCGGTCCTGGTGGACCACGAGCTGAGCGGCCTCGTCCTGGGCCTCACGCTGGCCACACGCCCGGAGGAGGTCTACCGGGCCCTGCTCGAGGCCACCGCGTTCGGGACCCGCACCATCGTCGAGGCCTTCGACGGCGCCGGGGTACCGGTGAGGGAGCTGGTCGTGGCCGGGGGTCTGCTGAAGAACCGGTTCCTCATGCAGATGTACTCCGACATCACCCGCCTGCCGCTGTCCACCATCATGTCCGAGCAGGGCCCGGCGCTGGGCTCGGCGATCCACGCCGCCGTGGCGGCCGGGGCGTACCCGGACGTGCGAACCGCGGCCCGCGCGATGGGGCGGCGCACGGTCGCCGCGTACACGCCCGACGAGGACGCCGCGCTGGCCTACGACGACCTGTACGCGGAGTACACCGCTCTGCACGACCACTTCGGCCGCGGCGGCAACGACGTCATGCGCCGACTCAAGCGGCTGCGCCGCAAGGCCCTGGCTCGGAATGTCACGGTGCAGGACGTCGACGCGGACGTGGCCGAACTCCTGGGAGGTGCGCGATGA
- a CDS encoding DUF4432 family protein encodes MLEPTLRRLLGAPDQLVSVTRAVLDEGPGRGSPILTVRNPAGISFDLLLDRAMDIGWADAAGLPLAWRSARGPINSARYKSGSTGWVHTFGGGLLTTCGLASTGAPSTVDGVHHPLHGRVGHIPAENVRWSLVDDDGVLSLEVTGDVIEAALGTPTLALRRRLVASTAEPMLRIEDTVRNPGWVPAGHMFRHHVNLGAPVVVPGTVVTATADPVGERDRSGPTTVPLPWTLDIADGTAPEVVLHCRPHPGPVAAVEVRSPHGAWVRVEQDTASWDQLVLWRDATPGVNVLGVEPSTSRDFGRKQAEHDGEVIWLEPGQERSYRTVVRAGR; translated from the coding sequence ATGCTCGAGCCGACGCTACGGCGCCTGCTCGGCGCACCGGACCAGCTCGTGTCGGTCACCCGGGCAGTGCTCGACGAGGGCCCAGGCCGCGGCAGCCCTATCCTGACGGTGCGCAACCCTGCAGGCATCTCCTTCGATCTGCTCCTCGACCGAGCCATGGACATCGGCTGGGCGGACGCCGCCGGGCTACCCCTGGCCTGGCGCTCGGCGCGCGGCCCGATCAACTCGGCCCGCTATAAGTCCGGCAGCACGGGCTGGGTCCACACGTTCGGCGGTGGCCTGCTCACCACGTGCGGGCTGGCCTCGACCGGTGCACCGTCCACCGTGGATGGAGTACACCACCCACTGCACGGGCGAGTCGGCCACATCCCCGCCGAGAACGTGCGATGGTCGCTCGTCGACGACGACGGCGTACTCTCCCTCGAGGTCACCGGCGACGTGATCGAGGCCGCCCTCGGCACACCGACGCTCGCGCTGCGCCGGCGACTCGTGGCCAGCACAGCCGAACCGATGCTTCGTATCGAGGACACCGTCCGCAACCCGGGGTGGGTGCCTGCCGGGCACATGTTCCGCCACCACGTCAACCTCGGAGCACCCGTGGTGGTGCCGGGGACGGTCGTGACCGCGACCGCGGACCCTGTCGGCGAGCGTGACCGCTCCGGTCCAACTACCGTCCCCCTGCCGTGGACCCTCGATATCGCCGATGGCACTGCACCCGAAGTGGTGCTCCACTGCCGCCCGCACCCCGGACCGGTCGCGGCGGTAGAGGTCCGCTCACCCCACGGCGCCTGGGTACGCGTCGAACAGGACACCGCCAGCTGGGACCAGCTAGTTCTCTGGCGCGACGCGACACCCGGTGTCAACGTGCTGGGCGTCGAACCATCAACCTCGCGAGACTTCGGCCGCAAACAGGCCGAGCACGACGGCGAAGTGATCTGGCTCGAACCCGGCCAGGAGCGGTCCTACCGGACGGTAGTTCGCGCCGGACGTTGA
- a CDS encoding ABC transporter permease, translated as MTTTDTINRSARVDRGPGQLQSALHFASRQYLLAVLVVLAIGVGLTKPSFWGPGNIENVLFQASFVGLAACGMTLLIAGGLLDLSVGGVIAVSAIAVATVLPHTTIGAAMALALGIGVVLGLVNGLLVTYVRIAPFIATLGTLYLFLGLAFIWTSGKVVPITSSNYRAATTGTVGWLPISFLLFIMVAVASYLLLSRTYFGRTLRAFGSNERAAVLAGLPVNHAKVLVFVVAGVCFALAGIFMAGRLSSAEGNMAMGFEMDVIAAVVVGGTALRGGRGTMFGTVVGALLFAVLANALNLLGVASYWQYVLTGAVLVAAIAVGARRSSAVEVRGAG; from the coding sequence GTGACCACCACCGACACCATCAACCGTTCCGCCCGGGTCGATCGCGGACCGGGGCAGCTGCAGAGCGCCCTCCACTTCGCCTCGCGGCAGTACCTCCTTGCCGTTCTCGTGGTCCTGGCCATCGGCGTCGGCCTGACCAAGCCGTCCTTCTGGGGCCCCGGCAACATCGAGAACGTCCTCTTCCAGGCGTCGTTCGTGGGTTTGGCCGCATGCGGCATGACGCTGCTCATCGCCGGTGGGCTGCTGGACCTGTCGGTCGGTGGGGTCATCGCGGTCAGTGCGATCGCCGTGGCAACCGTGCTGCCCCACACCACCATCGGGGCAGCGATGGCACTCGCCCTCGGTATCGGCGTCGTGCTCGGCCTGGTCAACGGGCTACTGGTGACCTACGTGCGGATCGCGCCGTTCATCGCGACGCTCGGCACCCTGTACCTCTTCCTCGGTCTGGCGTTTATCTGGACCTCCGGAAAGGTCGTGCCGATCACGTCGAGCAACTACCGGGCGGCGACCACCGGCACGGTGGGCTGGCTGCCGATCTCGTTTCTGCTATTCATCATGGTGGCGGTCGCGTCCTACCTGCTGCTCAGCCGAACGTACTTCGGACGCACCTTGCGGGCATTCGGTAGCAACGAGCGGGCCGCCGTGCTCGCCGGGCTACCGGTCAACCACGCGAAGGTTCTAGTTTTCGTCGTAGCCGGCGTGTGCTTCGCCCTGGCGGGGATCTTCATGGCAGGCCGGTTGTCCTCAGCCGAGGGCAACATGGCCATGGGCTTCGAGATGGACGTCATCGCAGCCGTCGTCGTCGGCGGCACGGCACTGCGCGGCGGGCGGGGCACAATGTTCGGAACGGTGGTCGGCGCGCTGCTCTTTGCAGTGCTGGCCAACGCACTGAACCTGCTGGGCGTCGCGTCCTACTGGCAGTACGTCCTCACCGGAGCCGTCCTCGTCGCCGCCATCGCAGTCGGAGCCCGGCGGTCGTCGGCCGTTGAGGTGCGCGGGGCCGGCTGA
- a CDS encoding ABC transporter permease, with protein sequence MPETATVRAADELVAAERDRSAERARRADQRRRLLQNSGVLVPFLLVLIAGLAIVPNFASASNVTNMLVNAAILAIVGYGMTLVIAVRGIDLSVGSAQALAACVAAAAVNASGPLVGAAVGIAVGAALGLVNGLIVTQAKVPGFIGTLATMSVFRGAVLLFTGGAPIMIASAGFKDVATSSLLGIPVPFLIAVAAGGAMWFTLERMRFGKHVVAVGGSPEAAVDTGISVNRVLLLSYLVAGASAGVGGVLLASQLGVVNGSVSAGLELQAIAIVVLGGTSMAGGRANIVGTFVAALLLAMINSGLNLLNVPSFYQYVALGLLLIFALSVDGAQRAAVRRMLEGRLS encoded by the coding sequence ATGCCTGAGACCGCCACTGTTCGCGCGGCTGATGAGCTCGTCGCCGCAGAACGGGACCGCTCGGCCGAGCGGGCGCGCCGTGCCGACCAGCGCCGGCGCCTGCTGCAGAACTCCGGTGTGCTCGTGCCCTTTCTGCTCGTGCTCATTGCCGGCCTCGCAATCGTCCCGAACTTCGCCTCGGCCTCGAACGTGACGAACATGCTCGTCAACGCCGCGATTCTCGCGATCGTCGGCTACGGGATGACCCTAGTCATCGCCGTGCGCGGCATCGACCTGTCGGTCGGATCGGCACAGGCGCTGGCTGCCTGCGTCGCGGCGGCCGCCGTCAACGCCTCGGGACCGCTCGTCGGAGCGGCCGTAGGTATCGCGGTCGGCGCCGCGCTCGGCCTTGTCAACGGACTGATCGTCACCCAGGCCAAGGTGCCCGGCTTCATCGGCACCCTTGCCACCATGAGCGTCTTCCGCGGGGCGGTGCTGCTCTTCACCGGAGGCGCCCCCATCATGATCGCCTCGGCCGGGTTCAAGGACGTGGCGACATCTTCGCTGCTCGGCATCCCCGTGCCCTTCCTCATCGCGGTCGCCGCCGGCGGGGCCATGTGGTTCACGCTCGAGCGGATGCGCTTCGGTAAGCACGTGGTCGCCGTCGGCGGCAGTCCCGAAGCGGCCGTGGACACGGGCATCAGCGTCAACCGCGTGCTCCTGCTCAGCTATCTTGTCGCCGGCGCGTCCGCGGGCGTCGGGGGGGTTCTTCTGGCCAGCCAACTCGGCGTCGTCAACGGCTCGGTCTCTGCCGGCCTCGAGCTGCAAGCCATCGCCATTGTGGTGCTGGGCGGCACGTCCATGGCCGGCGGGCGCGCCAACATCGTCGGGACGTTCGTTGCCGCGCTGCTGCTGGCGATGATCAACTCTGGCCTCAACCTGCTCAACGTCCCGTCGTTCTACCAGTACGTCGCGCTCGGGCTGCTGCTGATCTTCGCGCTGAGCGTCGACGGTGCGCAGCGTGCCGCGGTCCGCCGAATGCTGGAGGGAAGGCTTTCGTGA
- a CDS encoding sugar ABC transporter ATP-binding protein, which produces MTTVLQVNDVVQEYPGVRALKGVSLQIRAGQVLGLVGENGAGKSTLIRILGGIEQPVRGAVIVKGAEQRFRSSADSQAAGISVVSQEFRQVPQLSVADNIFLGHELTSGGVVHRGRTRARSVEVLEQLGMELDPDRPLSSLTVGDRQMVEIARALSREFDVLIMDEPTAALNAAEISQLHTIVRRLAERGKAIVYVSHHLDEIFTICDDVAVLRDGELVAHQPTAELDEPRLVEHMLGRKPQTYEHAAVHESAVDVRLEVRDLVVPGVAEPFDLEVRRGEILGLAGLVGSGRTELTRALFGDLVAQRGTVRVDSRQVRLRSSREAVANGIFMLSEDRKGEGILPHLDVTENAMVSRDRRALPWRNRLLPVPRDESAEFLKLRDQMRIRVPHGRQLVGNLSGGNQQKVLLSRALLSGCSVLLLNEPTRGVDVGAKVDIYQLIQQLADSGVAVVVSSSDAPELAAIADRCAVYFAGRHVAELRGRDVTEENIVGASVGQTAQETNHA; this is translated from the coding sequence ATGACGACAGTGCTGCAGGTCAACGACGTCGTTCAGGAGTACCCAGGGGTCCGGGCGCTCAAGGGTGTGTCCCTGCAGATCCGAGCAGGACAGGTCCTCGGACTTGTAGGTGAGAACGGGGCCGGCAAGAGCACGCTCATCCGCATCCTCGGTGGCATCGAGCAGCCCGTGCGAGGCGCGGTGATCGTGAAGGGGGCCGAGCAGCGATTCCGGAGCTCGGCTGACTCCCAGGCCGCCGGCATAAGCGTGGTCAGCCAGGAGTTCCGGCAGGTCCCGCAGCTCTCGGTGGCCGACAACATCTTCCTCGGGCACGAGCTCACATCTGGCGGAGTGGTGCACCGGGGACGTACCCGTGCGCGGTCCGTCGAGGTGCTCGAGCAGCTCGGCATGGAGCTCGATCCGGACCGCCCGCTGAGCTCGCTCACCGTGGGTGACCGGCAGATGGTCGAGATCGCCCGTGCACTCTCACGTGAGTTCGACGTCCTTATCATGGATGAACCCACAGCTGCCCTCAACGCCGCAGAGATCAGCCAGCTTCACACCATCGTTCGCCGCTTGGCCGAGCGGGGAAAGGCCATCGTCTACGTCTCCCACCACCTCGACGAGATCTTCACCATCTGCGACGACGTAGCCGTGCTGCGTGACGGTGAGCTCGTCGCACACCAGCCCACCGCCGAGCTCGACGAGCCCCGCCTTGTCGAGCACATGCTCGGCCGTAAGCCACAGACCTACGAGCACGCCGCCGTCCACGAGAGTGCCGTCGACGTCCGGCTCGAGGTCCGCGACCTGGTGGTTCCAGGCGTCGCCGAGCCGTTCGACCTCGAAGTCCGCCGTGGTGAGATCCTCGGCCTGGCCGGGCTGGTCGGCTCCGGCCGCACCGAACTCACCCGGGCACTCTTCGGTGACCTCGTCGCGCAGCGTGGGACCGTCAGGGTCGACAGTCGCCAGGTCCGCCTGCGCAGCAGTCGCGAGGCAGTGGCCAACGGAATCTTCATGCTCTCCGAGGACCGTAAGGGCGAGGGCATCCTGCCGCACCTCGACGTGACCGAGAACGCCATGGTGTCCCGTGACCGCCGGGCCCTGCCCTGGCGTAACCGGCTGCTGCCGGTACCACGCGACGAGTCAGCCGAGTTCCTCAAACTGCGGGACCAGATGCGCATCAGGGTGCCGCACGGCCGTCAGCTCGTCGGCAACCTCTCGGGGGGGAACCAGCAGAAGGTGCTTCTGAGTCGTGCCCTGCTCTCGGGCTGCTCAGTGCTGCTGTTGAACGAACCCACCCGAGGCGTAGACGTCGGGGCGAAGGTCGACATCTACCAGCTCATCCAACAGCTCGCCGACAGCGGCGTGGCCGTGGTGGTGTCAAGCTCCGATGCACCGGAGCTCGCCGCGATTGCGGACCGCTGTGCCGTGTACTTCGCCGGACGCCATGTCGCCGAGCTACGCGGCAGGGACGTCACCGAGGAGAACATCGTCGGCGCATCCGTCGGCCAGACCGCGCAGGAGACCAACCATGCCTGA